TGAATTTTTGACAGAGTATGTGTGGTGATGGAAGTTTCTCAACTCAAGCAGGGAGAATATTTGAGGTGTGTTGGACATTAGCAGGTACTATTTTGTTTTCCTCAGTTTTTCCTCTGCATTGCTGGGCCATAACACCCAATCCAGACACAAGGTAATCATCAAATAAGTTCTTACGTAAGAAACCGATTTAGATTTGGAGCCAGATCTTGCAATTCTTTCAAAGTCTTCTTCTTGGATGCAAATGATTATATGGCTGTATTATACTTTTGGTAAGTTTATATGTTGCTGATAAGCTCTACTGAATTCAATGTTTATAAGCCAAAATTAGTCAAACAATTCACATTGTACCAATGATTCAGATATCTTAATTAGACTAAAGCATTATATGTACATCAAGTTGTTATAGTAGTTTGCATATTTTACTTCAATGATGAATACACATATTGGATATATTTTCTTAGGTTTACTTACGTGTGGATGAATTTTGAGTACAAACCCGAATGCTGGATTGATATGTTTTGTGGATTGAGTGAGGTTTTAGTGAGATTTGTGGAAAGAGGTAACCTTGTAGTAGgtttttgttctctttttcaattttttctgtgttttttttaatgatcGGGACAACCTTATTGTCCCAATTAATTCATATTTGTTactattgataaaaaaaatcagcaGAGTTAGGATGAATTGGAAAGTCCATTTTGGTAGGCATTTATAGGTGGGATTCCAAATTCCAGTcacaaatatgatttctttagTACTCTGGATCCATGCAGTTTGGAGCATTAAAAGAGTCTAAAGGGAGTACGTCTATGCTAGATCTGCTAGATAACATTAATGGTAAGGTTTAATCAAATCACTTctctaaatatttgattatatataacttttattaatcaCTTTCCATTTCCATTACTTCATCTCAGGTTACATCCATGATTGTTTAACTTTCGTATTTTACTTCTTCCTCTTCCAATCACAATTCCCTCATTTGGAAAAGTTATGAAGCTTCTAAACTCCAACTGTTTCATACAAAGATCATCAAACCTTTCCATTTATACCTTTAAGGAGACTAAACCTGAACCTTAGATATAAAGTACAAATTTTTTACTGGATTTTTTATACAGTCATTTGCCAAGCAGTAACAATACACTAATATTAATACttcaaaaatctttttttaaaacGTTAAAATCAATGTCTATCAATCGTAGCAAAAgaacaacacaacaaaaatccagaagaaaaTCCAAATTGGATCAAACTTTGGCCAATAAAGCATGGATCTGGATTTCCTGCAATTGCTTTTTCCATATGCATTCAGGCTTTCTGCAGGTTGAAACGATTGAATGAAGAACAGATTACTTGTATTTTATCCCAGTAAAGCAAACTCCAAAAACACATTCAAGATCATCTAACGGCTACAATAGGCAAACTTTACAGCACTGATTCCGGTTCCTAAAAGGTAAAAGAAGATGTCGCTCATAGtacaaataaacaaattttcaagCAAGTGAAATAAACTGTGAAGGCACAGTACCGAAGACAATCAAGTGCTACCAACTTTGTTGCCTTGTTTGTATCTAGTGTCCTCAGAAACCTCACTGTGGTGATAAGTTAAAGATCCAGAAACTTTATTGAAAGACACTAGAAGTCAAAGGAGATTGGTTTTCAATGTAAAAGGTTCTAAACatagtcattttttttaaccCTTTTCGGCCAAGAAcaagagaaaacaaaatttaatggaTTACATATACAAAGACAGTTAGCTAGTCGCTGTGTTGCTTTAGCCAACCTACATTTAATTAGTTTACAGAAGTTgctaaaaaaaatgagtttttgtttacaaaaatgTTACCTTTTATCTAgtttctctcttttttatgtattttctttacttctatATAGACATAATGAATGTAATTGTTCATGGATGGATGAAAATGAACAGCATTTGCAGGCACTACAAAGGAAAATGAAGAAGGCATAACTCAGATGAATAATTTTAAACCTACCAATTTATTAGATTTGAAGATAAAACAACCCTACAGGTAGGAGAATTTGAGAGAAAATATGTACTGTTACTTTTCATGGTTGAGTAGCATTTATAGCCATtacaaagaaagaaaggaagagtAGTTCACAACATCACTGTGGTGGCTGTGATGTACTAATTTAGTCTTCTAATCCCTTTATCTATAATTGAGCAGCATCCTCAGTTTTTTGACATCTGTGATCTACTCTGGCCTATGCTATGCTATCACCATCTTCTCTTCACAATTAATCACCTACAAAGACAACAGTACAAGACTAcatgtaattaatttatatcttcaacattcaaattcaaattttcatgtAGATGCCTTAGAAAAATAGAGTACTAAGCACATGACAGTAGCACTGTGCATCCAACATGGATGGCACATGGGCCATGTACGGTTAAATTATTTCCCATCCCtgcatatatttaaatataatttacattttGAACCAACACACAgcaacaccaacaccaacagAGGCATAAAAGTCATAAGGTTTTGGAATTATTGACCAATGATAAAGTTATTGATGCAACGGAAAGATTGAAAACTTAATATCCAATTTAGTGTTTATCAGAGAATAGACAAAAGTATTACCGACACTGTCccacattatatattatatatatacatatttttatatcaggTAACCCTGTCATTGATGATTCATGGGTGACCTAAGCCTTGCCCTATGAAGGTTGAACACAGTTCAGTCTCAGTGCTTTCAacttcaagaaaaaataaactttttatataagCAATTGTTCTATCACTTATCCTTTTGATTGTCAAATATACTTtagagaattttatttttctatcagtCACATGCACTGTGGCATTCCTAGCCCCAAAACATTCCCATATCCTTAACTCAAATCTATCCTAAAATACTCATTcaaacaaaatcttaaaaacaaCGAATCATGTTAACAACATtcaagattaaaaattattccAAATCACATGCATGCAGCCGTTTTCAGATGCCCTGAACGATTCAGAACCTGTTTGATTGTATGGATGTATGAATAAAAGATATAGAGATGAATTTTGAAATCTCAgataaataagagaaaaaatgatttttttatttattttaaaaagtcatttttccTATTTCTCCTTTACTTTCTTTGTAAGCTaagaatttaaaagaaaagacaacctttttttttatcttttattgttctGTCATCCAATGAATACGAAATCAATCTTTTGCATAAATTTCCGCCAATGCATGTTTTTCATTTAATTCACATAAAGTAAATGGTCCTTTATtttgtcaatttaaaaaaaaaaaattaaagaaaccaTTTCTCATGTgaactaaaacaaaacaataatttcttttacaattaCAGCACACAGAGACAGACATTCAATCCATCTGTAAAGAATAAAAGTCCGCaccaacagaaaaaaaaaaaaaaaattgaaaacagacAACAACaatagagaaagaaagaaaagtctTACATCCAAGTGCGTGTATCGTCCTTTCATTCAATCAGAAGATGGTATATAGAGTAaagttattgaattttaaaaatattatttttaatgcaaGACAGATTTTTCTACTAAAATTGAGCATAAGCAAGAGCATAATCcataagaatattaaaaaagataaaccATTGAATTGTAAAACACAGATATCAAAGTGTGTGgtcaatgaaaaaagaaaataattttgaaaacactCTAATCGAAAGGAAACAAATTGAGAGTTTAATTCTTACAAGGACAGACATTTTCTCTCATTGGGGTCTTTAATCGGACTTGTGGTTGTCCAGCGGCGGATCAGAGTGGTGGTCACCGGCGACGTAGTGGAGGAGCTCCTCTGCGGGTTTATGAATGGAAGCATCGGAGTTAGGGAAAGTTTGGGTTTTGGCGAAGAAGATAACGAGGAGGAGGAAGAGGGCGGTGGAGAGAAAGAGAGGCCAGAAATAGGCCAAGACGTTGAGGAACCTGGGTGCCAGATAGAGGAAGGAGAAGATAGAAAGACACACCAAGATGGCACTTCCGATTTGGTACCTGAACTTCAACAGTTCTTGTTTGATCTCcattgaagaagatgaagaaaaaaggaaaaggaaagggTGGTACTGTGATAGCTAGAGAGTGACGATGGTGTGGTTGTGAAAGCGATGTGCttgtgagtgagtgagtgtgtGAAGAAGAGAGATTTATAGTGCTGtgtgaggaaaaaaaaaagtaaaaataataaagtaaaaagataacttttttttttccttaatagTTAGATATTAAGAATTATTGTCTgtttattgatttaaaataaaaacattatgaaAAGAAAGCTTTTAGAAAcaataaagttttttaaaaagacatgttattatttctattaaattatttaatatggtTATAAAATGAACATTTTGGTAAAAATAactgattattttttaaaatatttatagacaATAATTTgcttttattcaaaaaaataaagtttagtcAGTTATAAAAGtcataattaacataattaatattataaaaggtaTGATTTTCTGTACttatcaaacataatttaaagtagAGAGTCACTCTTATTTAGATGTGCAAAGTTGTACTACTTTAATTCATcaaacaatatcaaaattttctagtttttaatatgttaaaaaattagttatattttcattcttttcgtTTCGgcataatgattttttatattaattacttttttgaaatttcttaatAAATCATGCTTCaaagttaatttaatattaaattataagtttagaaactaatttgttattaaattatgctataaaatataattcacaCGAAGTGGTTCGTATTTTGTAACgctaaatttttcttttttcgaaCGGTCATTACCTAGGTACATGTTCCGAAACAAAATGgtattttagaagaaaataaaacaaaaaacattgtGGTTACGTTTGCAGAGATTCCCTTTCAGACATTTTTCACCATCGTGTCTGCCCATTGTTTTTTACTGTGCTGAAATGACCAGAATGGACTTTCCCTTCGAGGGTTCACATTTGTTCTGGATTATTGTGTGTCTTATTCGGTTTGTTACTTTGATTTTCGATTTCCTTAATCAAGTCTAATTCCTCagtaaattacaaaattgattttgtattagattaaaatgatttgaagaatagtttattttttaatgtgtgaTATGAAGAAGTTATCACATCTGTGTTTTTAAAGACACCGttcaaaatattatactttttattatacaactttattattgaattaaaatttcaatgggatgttttttatatatgtattaatGAGTAATGACTTAAGTGTTATcaattaaatatctaattagTGGTTTATCTAACAAATGTATTGTTTAAGTCAtagtttgaaattaaaataacaaatattgaaataatttcCTCATATCTAAAACTTGTTAATCATGTGAAATGTTTCTTGAAGATGCATAacttaatatattataacaCTTGAATGAGAAGAATTGATGTTAACTCTCTTTATAGTAAGAATTGAAGAGAGTTCAAACACTTGGTTGGAAGttgaagtaaataataataggttaaaagttatattatttttctctatatatgtgtgtgtgagtATTGATTTATATGAGTGATTTATTCTCTGTTATAATGTTACAATATgtaaatgatgttttaaaaaTCACCGTAAGATAACGgattatgtttttctttcattatttatttattaaatatattttctttaaatattttgaattttggaattttgcgactacacatttttgtttctttataacAAAAAGCATCCCGAGGAAGTCATGCCATCAATGATGATAATGCATGCAATCGTATTGGCGAACAGTTATAACGCCTATctacattaattaaattatttttgttactattattttataattttttaatattttttttaattttatattacgtTTCTCTGCTATGTATTCATTTCTCGAGATTATTTTGACAGTTATTGCATCTCTGCTATGTATTCATTTCTCTGGTTTATTTCAACAGTTATTGCATTTTATTTGAGATCGATAGTAATAAGCCTATGAATTCAATTCAATGCTTAATAGATGCAATAACTCGTTCATGCACATAAGTGTTCAAgtcaaactcttttttttttatttggaattttattatgcaaacatcaaattttgataattgaTTAGTTTagttaaaagtattttattattcatctacttttgttatctttttacatatattaagaggaaatatgattttataaatatgatatttaaatgttttattattaagaaatcaagttataaataaaatttttactaaaataaattttatttcataaaaatattaatctttttaaaacccctttttattaaattttttttgtcatttttctaaGATCCAAGCTCACCCTTCCGTTAGCGGTCCGATATCGGGTGGAatagaatgtccaagaaagttcgCTAGGATAGGCTTTAACTTGGCTATGATACCATGTTGGAAGTGGATttaaagcctaactcaaccccacaaaaccggcttgtaaggtgaggtttgcaccttataaggtgaggattgcacccacttattttttgtgaattagcctgatctctagtcgatgtgggacttccaacactaGAAGACAACAAAACTAActgattaattttgtgaataAAGTAATATCATTTTTTTGCTCTTGAGTCAGTTTTTATTCTGTTGCATGTGATCTTTAGAGGGTTTGCATGTGAGTTTCGGTCGTTCCATTTGAATATCAATCCTTTTGTGATAATGAAGGTGTCTTCATATATTAAtctgaatttttttgtttagttaGAACAAATTGTGAGATTTGAATCGTAAGGAGTCATTTTGGGTGTGTGAACTTTACTTTTAAGCTAAGGGAAGTTGGtgaattataattgctaaaacGGTTTGCTAATTTGAGTATAATATAACTGCTACAATGTTGATTtggtatgataaattttgaaatgattatttaaaagaCATTGTTTTTAGCTTATGAAAAGTTGAGTTATAATGTTATCACATTGTATGTATTTCCATCCGTGTGCGCATGTGCATATGCATGTGTGTGTCTATGATGTATGAATTATGTGAATGATGAGTGTATAGTGACTTCCAAGGGAGGAAGTGTTATACTGAATTGAGTTTATGGTATATTGAATTATGATTCAATAAGATTATCCTCAGTGGCAACATTGTtggaggagccaaaataatacatccaaaatttatacatttaattattgttagaatataataaaaatgaatacataatttagtataacgataactaaaaaagaaatcatgCATATCTAAAAGATTGTTCTTCGTTCCTTCAGATCCCtaaactcatcaataattgaatcagaactaAATTTTcagttatttctttttcaatgtaaataatcatattgtcggcaagaaattcatctttcattaTATTCCaatcttgttttgataatcttcattGCAGAAAATGATCATTCTGTTGTAGTTGTAGAGAcggaaaaagttaaaataagatGAACTAAAGGATCAATCAAGTAGAGTGTCCTTGACTTTCTTGTTATTGACAAAGATTTACATAATTCAAGCATggttgataaattcttcaaatctgGATGGTTAGGaacatcaataataaaatgttgaagttgaaattttaaactaatcttATCTTGCTCACTAAAATCTAAAGGATAATATTTGTTCACAAGAGTGCATATATCCTTAATGTTAAAAGCTTTCTAAGCATCTTTAGGAACTAAAGCATTGCTTATAGTTAAAAGTTCCATTGTTTGCTCATTAAACCTATCATTTAATTCTTGCAACCGCTTGTCCACTGTAACAAGAAATATATTCACCCTAAAATGATGTTCCAAAGAAGTGACATGATCTTTTTGATGTCGAGAACAACCATGACGTGCAACATAAGTAGAATTAAAATTAGGAATATCAATATCATGTTGTTCACAAAAGAATACCACACTTTTTAATAGATTTTGCCAACCATCTATAAacttttgaatcaaaattttagtataacAAACTAATTGCATAGCATTCAGTATATCCTGATATTGTTTCAGCAAAGCTGGGCAAAGAGAGTTAGTAATTCCTATAATCTCTTTCATCATgtgtaaaattaatatgaacTCAAATGAAGacaacatattaaatgcagcaTCAACATCACTCCTTTGAGAATAAGTT
This portion of the Vigna unguiculata cultivar IT97K-499-35 chromosome 6, ASM411807v1, whole genome shotgun sequence genome encodes:
- the LOC114187209 gene encoding uncharacterized protein LOC114187209; this encodes MEIKQELLKFRYQIGSAILVCLSIFSFLYLAPRFLNVLAYFWPLFLSTALFLLLVIFFAKTQTFPNSDASIHKPAEELLHYVAGDHHSDPPLDNHKSD